The following DNA comes from Xiphophorus hellerii strain 12219 chromosome 5, Xiphophorus_hellerii-4.1, whole genome shotgun sequence.
AGGACCTCGGTAGGGGAGGAGGCGCTAGAAGAGGAGGACGAGGGAGCAGGGGAGAGGAAAGAGGGAGCAGATCCTGACAGAGCCAGCTTAGAGGAGTCAGCCCCTGCGAGTGCTGCCCCTTCTGCTGCACCCAGTAGGGGAGTTTTCTCCACAATCACACATGCTGTACAGAACACTGTGAGTGAATAGACACACTTCAAAATCTGATATGTAGGTATTCACTTTGGTTAGGAAACTACAATAGTCAAACataataaatctaatttaaaaacataagcTGTCCCTTTAGTGAACTTTTCCCTCTGTCTTCAAGGGTAAGTCGGTCATCAGTGGAGGACTGGATGCCTTGGAGTTCATCGGGAAGAAGACCATGAATGTTCTGGCTGAGAGTGATCCAGGTTTTAAAAAGACCAAGACTCTGATGGAAAAGACCGCATCTCTGAGTCAGGTTTGCAGCCATATAATTATCTGGACCCATAGAAAAGTAAAGAAGTTTCCCAGCCTGAGGAGAAACTATGGGGATTCAGGgatgtttttgtagttttaccAAGGTGACCCCTTTGTGCTGAAGTTCTGACGTGACTTTGATTCTTCAGATGTTGAGGGAAGCCAAGGAAAAGGAGCGCGCACGTCTCAGCAACCAGCCGCTGAGTGAGCCCACAGCTCACTACGGCATTCTCTTTGATGACTACCAGGGCTTGTCCCACCTCGAGGCCCTGGAGATCCTGTCCAATGAGAGCGAGGCCAAAGTAAAGACCACTTTTCAGGAGAAAAAGTCATGTCGCAAACACATTCTGTTTCCACGCTGAGCGCTTAAAGTGCTGCATCTCTCTTTAGGTCCAAGCATTCCTCTCTTTCCTCACggaggaagagcaggaggaggtgaagaaggAGCTGATTTTCATTAAAGAGATATTCATaaagcaagaagaagaagaggatgaggagaaagcaggaggagagacGAAGGATAATGGTGATCTAAGTTCCCAAATACACTGTTCCACCCCCATATGTGAGTGATCCAGAGCAGCCGGAGGTAGAGGCGGACTCTGAGCGCTGACCCAGGATCAGGCagtctttcattttttattgcaGACTTCTTGAACAGAGGAGAGGCACATGAAAGTTTtagcatatttttgtttcataaaacatcatcatcaaaaCTCCCAAAAGCTGCATCCTCCTTAGAAACACTACACATCTTAAACTAGATTAAACCATTTTAATCTAGTTtaagattaaaatgatttaaagacATTGTGCCATCATCATTGCAACAGTGCAATGTAGAGTGTCTTCatacacctttacaaaaacattaaataaaataattttggataataaaaaatatgtaattttttaaaagttgttaaatattatttacaatatttccCTAATCATTATGGCATCATAATAATTAgaataaataacttaaaagttgTGTAAACACCTGATAGTAAGTTAATATTCAATggcattttcataatttcacgCTGAATTTAAAAAGCTGTCAAATTGTGAGAAGATTTTCTTAAAGCCATTTCCTGGCTTGCAACGATAAGCACACACACCTGCTTTACTGGAAAGACATGTTCTCTCATCTTTCCCATTTTGTAGCGtgactaagaaaataaaatctctgatagACTTGAAAATTGAAGTAACTTTTAGTCACATTTTATCTTAGAATTGTTGGGGTTTGTCTGTAACAGTGGCATCaatgatttatttcttaaaggACAATATGTGTTGAACTTTTTGGTTGAGCTTATGCCACTGCAATaacagattaatttatttacattttacttatttaatctATTACACATCTTTACCGTTTTTTTTCTTAGGTAAACTAAATAATCTGGCCTAAGTAAGTATATGGCCATCTATAGCTCTCAGTAATGTGTTTTTTActccaaacatttctgtttaaagtgaaagttacactttttctgtttgaccTCATACAGTCACACACTTATATTACAAATATCTACTAAAACTTCAATAGTTTTATGCATTGCAGTGTTTTCTCGTAGAAATGTAATTGAAAAAGAAGGTGATTTTTGTGAAGCAGCAAAATTATCTTCCATGTTcaaaagagctaaaaaaaagctcaatttCCTATTAGAATCCTTGTTAGCATATTTTTTCCTGATTAGGTTAAAATTCTCCTTGAATGGACCTTGAGTGTTGATGCAATGCCAGGTTTCAGTCTTATCATATACCACCAGCCTGGCatccttttaatgttttaaaggtCTGAGATGTGTGACGAGCCCCTTCAGGCGGTGTCACAGCTGTGCACAGTTCAGAGTGGGCACCTGGAGGGCTATACATGCACACGCTGCCTGATCCAGTGTCAGTGTTCTGGGGCTGGCGACAGATTCACGTTCACCGTCTTAAGGAAAGATGACAGCAATCAGATCCAGACTCTGAATGTGCATGTTCGCTGAGCATCTTCCGATCCCATCGTAATTTTAGCACAGAAAGTGAAATTAATTCAGCATGCAAACAAGAATCAACTCTCAGGTGAAAACATGTTAATCCCAGCATGAAGAAATCAAAGCATCAATCCCAGAGTTTGGGGAGCTGCATGTTTCATGTATCACCTTAATGTTTTGCTGTGTAAATCTAAACGTGTTGAAATGAGTGTCTGTGTTTTGTCAGCTGCCGACGGTGAGGAGTTTGTTAGCGTTCTGACTGAGCTGCTGTTTGAACTTCATGTTGCCGCGACTCCAGACAAACTCAACAAGGTGACGCAAACATGCATACATCTTCACTTTTAGTCGTATTCACACGTATGTATCTGCAGGGCTATCAGTATTTGTTAGAAAGTTTATTGGCTTTAATGATGAGTAAATCAATTAGTCTGGGGATTTTGAGTAAAGTTCAAATCTCTGATATCAAGACACAAACACAGGATTAGCATGGCCGTATTGCaccattcatttgaaaatagttttaagtaaataacccTCCTGCTTGACCTTATGACCTGATAGTGTAGCATACACAACTTGATCTCAAGCTCAGCCAGTTTGACTCGGATTCTTtaaacatgttgatgttaaacaTGTCTGCTCGGATTAAGAGTCACTCACCTCGGCATTATGCTTTTTTGGAGTCTCTTGTTGATTCAGCTAATTATTTGGCCATTATGTGGCGATCAAAGGTTGTTTAAAGCTCCTGGAGCTTCCAGCCCAAGATGGTCAGGTGGtcagttcatttttgtttcaaaatgaaacaCATGTTTTAGATAAACAAACAGACGGTGCCATTTCAGAAAAATCCGACACCAGGTTAAGAAACAAAGAATTTAGtaataatttacaataaaactaagttgtttaaactttaaaatcttttgagAAGTTTAAACATGTgatttacataaatgttttattaaatgtttgtgaaatttcATGAAATGTCTAAATGTGTGTGAGAAATGTAGTCTGAATTTATTGTTAGATATAGAAACAAGactaagttttatattttagggCTTCTTTCTTTGCCCTATTCTATTTCATTTACTCAGTTTTAGCAATTGTTCATGATATGTTGACATGAAATTGTTAATCTGCTATTacctttaaaaattattttaaattttgaagtGTGCCCTATGTTCTTGTGGTTTCCCGAAATACACGTTTTGATTAGGGCAGTTACCCAGAGTGGCATTAGAAAAGGGGTGCATGAACGTACTTATATATACTTATTTTTAATCTGGTATACTgacaaataaatatgatttatttgtCAGTTTCATGTTGAAGACGTTTTCCAGTGCTTTAATGAGGAATTGTTGCCCCCATGAGTGAGTGCTGCTGAAAAAAGGGAGATTATGCTCCGTACTTTGTGTAGGACTCATATTTTATTCTGCCCTCAAATCTCAATTGATTTCCCGTGTTTTCTTTGGGGGGGGTTTCGGTTTGGGGTAGCAGAAGAACAAGAACCACCACTAGAAACACTTCAGACATTATTCCACAAGGCAACAAGTGTGTGATCCTCATCACACAGATACTCGGAAATACAAGGATGACTGCTAAATATTAGCTAAAGCCATTTTGAGGAATGTTGTTCTCAAACCAGAGCAAATACACATTTATCTACAACCCTAATGACATCCTGCTGCAGGCattgtggaaaaataaagtACCCTCCTTCAAAGATCCTTTGCATAATCCATGTTCTCTTTTATAGACAGGCATTAAGGTACAATCGTGTTCATGCATCTCATTAGCATCCATCACTCGGTGATTTCTCGGCACGCAGAGCTGATGGGTGGTAATTATGCATCTGCAGGCTCGTATGAGAGCCCATGAATGGGCGAACAAAGTGGAGCAGCCAGGAGGAGTAACGTTTTCCGGAGAAAGCGCAGAGGATCAGAAGGATGATGGCCAtaacaaagaagaagagaagaagaaagatgaaGAGGAGCTTGAGGACAAGAAGAGTGATggggaagaaaaggaaaaggagCGTGACCTCCGATCTGTCGAGGTGAAGTCCTCTTAACATTAAGATTTTAATGCTGAAGCTTTCCTCCCAGCTGTCACAGCCTAATTTATTTTGAGTCGCTCTTTCAGAAAGGAAGATAAATGATATTTATCCTCCTTTATGCAGGCCATCTACCTGTCATCAGTGGGTAGTCTGGCAGAAGTGACGGCGCGCAGTATCGAACAGCTCCACAAGGTGGCAGAGCTCATCCTTCATGGTCAGGAGCAGGAGAAGCCAGCCAGGGACCAGGCACAAATCCTCACCAAGTACGAGTGGATGAGTGGGAGCGCAACTAtctttgtttttggtctttagATTTAGACTGTAGGAATGGGAGCGTTACTACAAAGAATTAAAATCTGTGTTATTGCTTTGCTTATTGTCTGGGTGTACCaggatatatatatttttttgctaaataacaatttatgttttttttctattccagGTTGACATGTGCCATGTGTAAGGAGGTCGATTGCTTGACCAAGCGGTTCTCTGGTACTCTTCTTCTAGTTGGGGTAGGTGGGAGTTTGTGTTTGGTTTGGACTTTTGTCATTGTTACTTACAGGCCTGCTGAGGAGTTTACCCACCCCTCATTACAAGAGGTgtggcaaaacataaaaatcacatCTCTGTACATACATCAGTTTTAAAGTCACAATTCGGTATCTGTTGCACTTGAATGCACCATCAAAGTGTAGCTGTTGGGAAATGTCCTCTCACTGGAGGGCATCCGCCTGATGTTTGGTAGCTGCTGATGTTCTATGAGGCATTTTTGGCTGGTTGAAAGCTGCAGACATCTGGATTTGGACTTCAGTTTTCCTCTGGTGATGTTTACATTTGACTTATAATCCTTCTAGGTGAGTAATTAGCCTAGAGTgtgttatttattaaaaacatttgtcacACTCTGTTCTGTCTGTACACGTTCATGCCAAATCTAAAGGGTTTTACCGCAGATTTTGGTACTTTTAATTGTAAGATTTTAGTGATTCATTTCAACCATTCTTTTTGCTGGATGGTTTAATGTTGATCAATTTTAAAAGCTTCACCATGACTCCTTCTAACTTTTGTCTCACCACTGTAAGGTGTTGGGCTTGTCCATATGGAAAATATTATTCTTGAAGGTGTTAATTTTTAGCTCACTTTTTGTTCTGTATCCTATCAGTACATGCCAAAGAAAGACTTGGTTCACTGAGGTCACTGATGATGCTGTTCCAGGAGTATTTAGTTTATGATGGGCTTGAGCCTCAGTGGTTTCTGGGATGCTTCTTAAGCGCTCTGACCAATTTCTTTCTACTGAAGGTGGCTGTTTGCGTCAGATTCTTGAAACTTGAACACTACTCAACAAGGATGCCAGACACAcatcaaaactggttttaatTTGGTTTGACTGAGCAGGAAAGCATTAAGCTTCTGATATGGCCTTGACCACAAGACCATATCAGACTTAAAAGCTGACTCATTGTCAATAAACCAACAAATTCAAATGAGCTCTACCAGTACTTCCaataaaaatggtcaaatacCCTGCCCGAGTTATGCCTGCATATTTTTGTGCCTGTATGTGTAATTTTGAGCAAGTGgattagaaaaaattaaaagtaaattcaaacttgtgtgGTCTTTGAAAATAATTGGAATTTGTTGCATAATCAGGCTTTATTGAAAAACGAATGACTCAAATTTATCATTTAGGTTCATGACTCTCCCAGTTATCCATAAACAGATCAGAATTACCGTCTTTGTATCTATTCTCGTGTTTTGCATCCATACAAAGAACATACAAAATACCCTGGAGACAACATGACGATTGCTTGATTTATCGGTCTTGCAATCTcatctgttttgctgtttttctttcagccacAAAGGAAAGCAGAAGAGTTGAATCCACTTGTAGACAGCGTCCTGCAGGAGGTGAGATTTGCTTTCTTagcagttttaataaaaaccaaatCCGTCACAGTCTTAGGCGCCCGGCATCTGATAGAAGATGACACCTCACAATAAAGTTGAGGGTTTATAGCGCTGATATGAGACAAAGGTGACTGCTGCTGGCATGGAGCTACTGAGCTTTTGTGTCTGTGCTGCTTCAAACACATGACTCATGATAAAATTATGCTGAAACTCTATGCATCTTCACCATTTATCTGAGGCTGATCTGCAAATATGACATGACTGTTGGAAAATAAACAGGGATTTTTCAATACTGATCTGCTCAGTTCATTTTTCATGTGCTATTATGAACTTACACACCGAACACTGAAGTTTGACTGcaagagtttgtgtttgtataatCCCTgttcttacagacatttccaaAATCCTGCTGTGAAAAGGGATTTCACCCTAATTTCAACTAAGTAATGAAAAAAGGGGGAAAACTAGAGtcagttctttttttactaTTGCCAATATAATCTGCTTTTAAGAATATAGCTTTAAAGAGGCTTAAATAAGATGGGTTTGGTACTGTAATCCTGTTCatactgaacaaaaatacattaacacATATTAGATCAAGAACCTTTGGACCTATcggattttcttttaatacagtCATTGGCTAAATAAACAAACGTAGgatctgttttatgtattttactggcACTTTGCATCCTTCCTAATCCTATACTagtgttctttttctttttctctttttgctgcaTTCCGAGCTCTTTCTGATTGATGGCGGTGGTGGTGAAGTATAAAAAGAATCTTGTCTCGTCTCTGCAGGGGACCAACAGCACCAACTACATCCATAATgcatttcagctgctgctgccagtCCTGCAGATCTCCCACATCCAGAGCCAGCACCGCCAAGCTGCTGCAGAGCCAGCAGCACAGCCGCAGCACTGACACCCTCAGTGCACCTGCTTGTGTTAATGTACAGTTGTAAAGTAAAGCGCAGGGCTTTTATGTGCCATAAAGCAGGAGATACCTTAGTGGGAGAATAAACGTTCCTAAAGGAAGCAGATAAATGGACTAATAACATACAACAATGACACAGATGTGTTTATCCGCTTCTTATTTAATAAAGCAACCTGTTATGCTGATAAAATGCTTTTAAGCTCAGTGAAGACCAGTTAATGAGGAACAACCAGCAGTGTGACCATAGATGAAGTCCTGCTGTGGCTCTGGCCTCTCCCTGTACACAGATGACACTTTTCTCACtgtttaaccctttcatgcatgaattatgatcctttgtgtcagaattttttttccatttttaaaaatttttttcttaaggcataaaaaaggtaggaaattttttttgtaaaaataatttttttattattttttatttttatgtgatcaattgtaattttgtccaaatacaaagttgttatttgaaaaatacatcagtagtattgttccttaggggttatctgatgtcacaatattttttttacttgcaagagtcgtctacagtagaaggagggaccgggtcggttctcatgcttttttgtctgtcggccatattgtatttaacaaaaataatttcttgcatttgcagctgatggccagtagttgatggtatattttataccatgcattagtgtccacttcagtggtctgtgtgcatttataacataaaaatccacaggaagcacaagaaa
Coding sequences within:
- the fam114a1 gene encoding protein NOXP20 isoform X1, with protein sequence MSQAAPSDAEPCTDSGPPSGPAPLTDPGPHQGESALRDHPTAPLPPSLNAESTDFHHEAQQTAVEDTTTKPETSEGLSEPPAGNQVVECDQAVSLEPDPESLEEEEKVSVQQKDQGWGGWSTWGKSLLSSATSTVGHSLSSVKVKAGEALRLHRTSVGEEALEEEDEGAGERKEGADPDRASLEESAPASAAPSAAPSRGVFSTITHAVQNTGKSVISGGLDALEFIGKKTMNVLAESDPGFKKTKTLMEKTASLSQMLREAKEKERARLSNQPLSEPTAHYGILFDDYQGLSHLEALEILSNESEAKVQAFLSFLTEEEQEEVKKELIFIKEIFIKQEEEEDEEKAGGETKDNGDLSSQIHCSTPISADGEEFVSVLTELLFELHVAATPDKLNKARMRAHEWANKVEQPGGVTFSGESAEDQKDDGHNKEEEKKKDEEELEDKKSDGEEKEKERDLRSVEAIYLSSVGSLAEVTARSIEQLHKVAELILHGQEQEKPARDQAQILTKLTCAMCKEVDCLTKRFSGTLLLVGPQRKAEELNPLVDSVLQEGTNSTNYIHNAFQLLLPVLQISHIQSQHRQAAAEPAAQPQH
- the fam114a1 gene encoding protein NOXP20 isoform X2, whose protein sequence is MSQAAPSDAEPCTDSGPPSGPAPLTDPGPHQGESALRDHPTAPLPPSLNAESTDFHHEAQQTAVEDTTTKPETSEGLSEPPAGNQVVECDQAVSLEPDPESLEEEEKVSVQQKDQGWGGWSTWGKSLLSSATSTVGHSLSSVKVKAGEALRLHRTSVGEEALEEEDEGAGERKEGADPDRASLEESAPASAAPSAAPSRGVFSTITHAVQNTGKSVISGGLDALEFIGKKTMNVLAESDPGFKKTKTLMEKTASLSQMLREAKEKERARLSNQPLSEPTAHYGILFDDYQGLSHLEALEILSNESEAKVQAFLSFLTEEEQEEVKKELIFIKEIFIKQEEEEDEEKAGGETKDNAADGEEFVSVLTELLFELHVAATPDKLNKARMRAHEWANKVEQPGGVTFSGESAEDQKDDGHNKEEEKKKDEEELEDKKSDGEEKEKERDLRSVEAIYLSSVGSLAEVTARSIEQLHKVAELILHGQEQEKPARDQAQILTKLTCAMCKEVDCLTKRFSGTLLLVGPQRKAEELNPLVDSVLQEGTNSTNYIHNAFQLLLPVLQISHIQSQHRQAAAEPAAQPQH